In Theobroma cacao cultivar B97-61/B2 chromosome 7, Criollo_cocoa_genome_V2, whole genome shotgun sequence, the genomic window ttttgactaataTTAGCTAGATTACAAAAGAAGAATGTtgcattttcatttaattctcaaaaattaagtttcccttttttccttaattataaATTGGCAAAAGAAGAATTTTTGGTATTCATTTAATTGTGAAATTGAAGTTTACTCTTTTAGCAAGTACGACTACAGTGTTCACAAGATATATGGCATTGTCATTAAAATGACCTTAGGTGGTTGTTCTCAATTTTTGTGATTGAAAATGCATTAATtgctttttaatttgattgagAAATCATGTCATATATGGTACATATattcattattaattatatttaataaatagagAGAGATCGGTATTGTCGGTTGGTCTATCGTCTAGGTGTGgagaattaaaaatattgtcGTACCATGTGACTTTCACAAAGGTAAAAAACTTTAGTTTCGttgtatttatatttaaatttgaaaaaaatttataatatcaatgtaaaaatattatgtattCTTAAAAAATACGGATAAAACAAGGACGAAAGAAGTACATATTAGATCAGATGGATTAGATCAGACGGATTAGAGTAAGATCGGAAGCTAAACGGggatgagagagagagagatgcaTAAGCTAAAACTAGAGATGCAATTCTAGGTTACACCATGGATGATGAAAGATGGACAGCTACTTCCATTTTCATGTCTCTGCAGGCTGCAGCTGAGCTAAAAGGAAGAGAGTGTCACCTTCTAGGTTAGGTTCGTAACCATTGATCCATTTACCTCTTTGAAAGAAAGCAGCAAAAAGATGAAGAGAATGTACAAAATCTACCTGAATTTGCTTTGATTTGGTGCTGCTTCAAGCAGCCATGCATATTATACCTAAATGAGTACGTAAATCACATGTAAGGATCAAAGAGCCAGCATTAATAATgagtttatttctttctttcattaacATTTGGAACAAACATAAACATCACAATAGAACAATTGATCATGATTAACAACAATGTAGCACACGATCACAATATCGTACATTTTGATTCTTGACTAGTACTTgactaatttgaaattaagtGAACTATATAAGAGAGAgattatatttttcttcttttagcATGTCTTTCATGGGATTCCTCCAAGGCCACCACCTGCACCAGCTCCGCCACCAAACCCACCGCCAGCGCCAGCTCCACCGCCAAgtccaccaccaccaccgAACCCGCCTCCACCTCCTgctccaccaccaccacctaaTCCACCTCCTGCTCCAGCTCCACCTCCGAACCCTCCACCAGCACCGCCTCCAAatccaccaccaccacctagTCCACCGCCGCCTCCGAACCCTCCACCGCCACCTCCACCTAACCCACCACCAGCACCTGCACCTGCACCTGCACCCCCACCAAATCCAGCTCCACCACCTAACCCTCCTCCACCTCCTAACCCACCTCCACCACCTCCTCCTAAGCCACCACCAAATCTCGGACtatgaaagaagtttttctCATCCTCGAACCCACTCGTGAGCTTCCTAGCAGTACTGGTGGCGCAAACAAGTGCACCaagaaacaaagcaagaaGAAGCTTAGAAGAAGTCATCTTTGCCAAGTCTTATGATACTATAAAGATGACTCTGGTGCGAAGTGGGGGATCCAAGGAGGGCTTATATAGGGAAAAATATGAAGCCATGAACCCTGGAGCTAGGAAGTACAGTTGAGGTCTTAAATTTTGCTCATCTTCTCATCTAAAAGCCGGTGTTGGAAGAGTTAATGCACCCAACTGTCActtttgaaaaaggaaacacTAAACCATGTCCCACGTCTGATCAAAACGAGTGGATCTTCACGTTGCTGTTCTAACAATGAAAGCCATTGTTTTTATGATTCAGAACCCAAACGGTACCATTGACCATTTTCACTCGAGTTCTTGCAATTTGCATGAACGTGTCTTGTTGAAACTCTCTGTGTGGGCTTTGGGGTTTACTTCTTCCCACTCCCCGTACCCATGCATTTCATTGACTTTGAAAAACGTAGGCTACCATTAATGCCACGGCTTGCTTGTTGGGGATGTGTTTAATACCCAAATACGCAATCAATGGAAGTTTAACCCcccaaaaataaagaagaaaaagagtgaATAATAAGTCCAGGGAGTAAGATAAAATTAGATCATGTAAATTGATAAATGGTATTTCtgtattgatatatatattttttttgtttaaatcgtTACGTTTCGTAATCATATTGTATGTGTAAATTTCGGTATAAGttgagaaaagattttatgtAACGGTATTTAtgtatcaatatatattttttatattcaaaataatcatCTTATGTAATTATATTACACGCATAAATTTCGATATTCAATGCGTAATCGAAGAAGTATCAACAAGTTAGATAAAAGATCatgtatattttgaaatgattGAATTAgggaaaaatcaatttttatacACTCTCacttatataaaaaaaaattatataaaatgatattttcgtatcattataaatttttttcattcaatcaTTCAAATCCTTATACTATGTAATCATATTACATAAAgaagattttatgaaatggtATTTTTGTATCATTGTACGTTCCTTATCATGATAATTACGCAATTACATTACACGTGTAAATTCCGGTTTATTTAGTTGGAAATCTTGAAGAGAGGTTAGGTTAGAGTCGTGATATTAATTAGAATTGGGGAActattttgaaggaaaactcTTCTTCTTGTTAACCATTGTTAAGATAagatggatttgatgaacaaaAGAATATTAATGTGATTTGTCTACTTGTATTGCTGGCATTAATTGTATGCTGTACAGGCAACAGTACCCAAACACCAACCAGACAAAAGCATGCTTAAATCCCCACATTTCAAAGGAAATTGAATTGGTTAGGCACCTGAGTAGCAAAATTTGGATAAATGCCTTGGTCCATTCAAGAATCCATGGCTTTAATTTCCTCGGGTCTCACTCAACTAAACTTAATTTGATGTATACACTTTCCGtcccttttatatatatatatttagaaaatgaaatttttcgtaatttttttattttttcatattaaagGATATTGAACatctatattattaaaaaaataaaaatttaatataaaataagttaaaattagagtttttgttttaatctccatcaaaatcaaagagatacggaaaaaaaaaattcttttttaagcCAAGATATTGAACatctatttttcattttttttctcaaaataaaattctttttccttatatAGACACTTAACACTCGTAcccttttttatatttataaatttatttttcataatgttttgtactttttcatattataaagtattaaaaatctatattattaaaaaatcaaaatttaatataaactatgttaaaattaaagttttcgtgttaatcttggtcaaaatcAAGGAGAcgaaaaaaatcttttttaggccaatattttgagcatttgttttttgttttttttaatgtatcaaaataaaattcttttttcttatttagaCACTTAATACTCTAacctttttatattataaatttatttttcttttgtttttttgaattGGGCCAGATTATGACATTGATGAGAGTAAACCCAAGTCACAAACTGACCCAAATCCGAGCAAGTGTCCTGTTGTATGCCACGTGGCACGAAATTATCCCCCACTGTCCATCAACATTATCCACGCTACCTCCAAAGAATCCTACACACCATATCCTGCCTGGAAAAGTCTTGGTTTTGAACCGTGAATGTCGGGATGGTTTGCCTCCGTTGCCAATCTCCATTCCTTCCCTTCCATTCTCAGCTCAAACCCAAACAGAAACTGAAAGCTGAAGGACAGCTTTGGCTCTTCTGCAAAGCTCCTCCAAGGCTGGTTTTACAGAGACAAACTGTTAATGCATTTGTGCCTTTGAGGACCAATTCCCATTCCATTGCTGCCATTCCTCCATCCCAATCTGGTGATGTCACAGTCTTTCTACAAACAAGGTCTAGTTGCTCTTTAGTTTTCTTGTTGAATTTGtcaggaaattttgatgtacATGTGGGCTAATTCGGTTTTCCGGAAATGCAGTGCATTGCTTCTGGTTGTTTACTTGTTGGCAAATTTCGTGGCACCATATTTCATCTCCAGGTATTTCGAATTCGACAAGGTAGGGGAAGATCAGAAGAGGAATGAGAAATGATTAAACCTTGGAAGATGAGGATGAAGAAGATAACAGGAAATGTAGCTCAGGAATGCAGGCAGCTTTCACTGTAGACATGACAACATATTGGCAAAAACAGACCTGAAAAACTCTACCTTACGGTAGTATATGTTTCCTTGTATGAACATGTTATAGTCATTTTCTCCTATTATTTGCCCAATGCGCATTTATCGCCAGACAGTCCCGATTTACAGAACATGATACAGGGAGCAATTACTGCACAAAcaaattcattcattttttgaaTCGAACTTCAAATTACTTCTGATGGGAACCATCAGCTCATTTCAGAATAATTTACAATTACCTGCAAAACTATGCTGCTTGGCCCAAGGGGAAAAGAAGGGAACAGAAAAATAGTATGATCATACCAATGTCCAATCACTTTCATCTAGGGATGGAGGTTTGTCAACCAGTGAGAGACTCTCAGGCTTAGGAGGCCTCTTCAAAAATAAAGATGACTTGCTATCAAAAAAGCTACCAAATGGACGAGAAGGGTTTTCATCTGAGTTCTTCTGGTCTTTTGGAGGAGGTTTTCTCCGCTGTTTATCCTTGCCACCAAAGTTAAGACCAAGCCTCTTAAACCGACGTTTTAGCTCACCAGCAGGGCTTCCGTTTTCATTTGCCGGTGTCTCTTCTTGCTTTATTGTCTTTATGACATCATCAGGAGACAATAACATTGTTTCCACTGTTTCATACACCTATTTACAGAATTCACATTGAACATCATCAGAAGTACACAATCAGACAATGGAAAGGAATCACAAGAAATAGCAAAATCCTATAAACAGATACTTGCAATCATGAGAAGAAACCAATGCAAATTCTTGCATTTGAATAAAACAAAGTCTCTTTCCCCTCACTAGGAATGCTGGAAACAAAGGCACTCCATCATCATTTCAATTAGCATTCAGTGTAACCATCTAGTGTATCATAAGCATTTGACATCGGTCCAATATGTTTAAAATACTTGTTATTTCCATTGGTAGATACATCCAGGCAGCAGTGTGCAATAGAACCCACCTGGCAAAGATTGTCTGTTTTATCATTCCAGACGCCACTCTGGCAAGTTGCAACAACATAGTCTTTGCACTCATAAAACAGCTTTGACAAGTTATCATTAGCAGAGAGCTTGTCCTCAGCTAATACAAGTCCCAAACCAAGCTGAACATTAGAAAAATGAGACATCAGCATTATAAGAATGACTTTGACTAATAATGTGTGACATAAAAATAAGAACAGAACAGCCAATTATCGATAATCCTGTCAAATCATGTTCTagaaacaaagtagaaaaaataGCAGACTCCtctttccatttctttttcttggagaGGTGGTGAGAGGAGATTGTTGGTATAAGTGCAACAGCTTGAATACATTTAACTGAACTCAAATTGGAAATAAGAGACATAAACAAAGAAATGCTCATCTGTTATTAGAGAAAACACTTACTAGAGAAACAAAAAGTTGTTCAAAAAGCTCAGAAGTGGGAATGTCCTCTAAGAAATTCAGAATTCCTTCCCTACAGGAACCATAAATCAAGCTATTCTTGTAAGAAAGCAATGATCCTATGATAGAAAATTTAAGACTAGTAACATCAAATCTTATGCATCCAACTTACACTGCCAAATCCTCATCAAAGAGAGGTGTTTGTCTAATGGCTGGTACTGGCTTGGCTGTCTCCCACAGTTCACGCCACAGATTACCTAACAAACGTGCATAATTCACATATCAGAACCAACTATAACAAAAGTTCCAGCAAGTGACACTACCTGCAGCTTAAGGATGCCAAACAAATGCATCAAGAAGTAAAAACCCTCTGCTCAACTAGAAGAGTATGTTGTACATGAGAAATGCTATGGTTGTCAGACCTCATTCTCCTAATACGAATTACACAAGGACATTATACAAGTTCATTCAAACATACTCCCTTGCGTATTCAATGAATCAATATTATCTCTTCAAAAGTAAAACCTTATCAATAAGAAACTAAAATGTAGCAAACTTTACTAAGTATAGGAAACTGGGTAAAACCTTCTTTTTGCATTCTACTACTTAGTTGACCTCTTGTAACCAAAGAGTTAACCTCATCGCTTGGCTCACTTTCAGTCCAATCAGGAGGAGAGTGCCATCTAACAAAATCTTCTAAAATACAGCCAGGATTTGCAGCCTAAAACGATTGtgaaatagatttatttaGATTCAGCATTGAAAGAATATACTGTTGCATTCATATGTATCGACAACAATAGTAAGATAGAGgaattttctttgttcaaaaatatCACCTTGAAAGCCTGCATGTCTGAGAGGAGTTGAGAACACCCAGCACCAACACTGACCCAAGAAAGATAAGGCAATGAGTAAAAGAATAGCAAGCATAACATAATTAACTCAACAGAGTGTTGCGATAACAGAGGAAAAACTGACATTTCACTCAAAAACTTTTATGTGTCTAACACAAAGACAGAAaagattaagaaaataatcagAAAAATCCAACATAAATAACAGTGCTAGATAGGTTGATCCTGAAAGATAACATCATTGTTTTGAAGCAAACAAGAtaaccttaataacattaagATTTATGAACAAAATTCATGAAGTAAACAGCTTAAGATGATGACCATTAAAAGAAGATACTAAGAGTTCTATAGTGAGAAatccaaataaaatgttacaAAAGTAAGGAATGTTTGGTCAATATACTAACCTCCCCGTTCGAAGCACCAACTCCTCCGTTTCTCTGATAAGATCTTCTGAAAGCAAAGGTCCTTCCTACAGACATATACATAAACACACTAAGCCATGGGAATAGCCTCAAAAGGTACGCAATCTGTTACCAGAATTTGTGAGCCAAACCTGGGCAATAGGTGAGTATATAGGTTCACCAGTTTCCAACATTGTTAAATTATCAGCCGGTTGATTAGCTCCCAATCGAAGAACAAGTTCTCCAGTGCTAAGTCGCGCATACAATGCAGAGCTGGAAGAAACTGTGCCTATAGAACTATCTGACCCTTCAACATTTGAACTAGCTTCCCTCATTTCAGAATCAAATGATTCAGTGGCAATAGTACGGCgtctttttcttgaaagacaACAGTTAATAACCTGTAATTGTTGATATAAAAGACATGAATTTAGATCTGGAATTTCATCCACAGGAATGCCTGGCAGATGTCTCTCTTCAGACCAAAATCTTCTCAGCTGCATGTAATTCCAAATACTTTTCATCAGATGAAGATTAACATTTAACAACAAGTATGCTTAATGCAAACAAACTCTAAACGCATCAAAATGTGAAAATGCAGGATTTTTATTCACATGAAGAGAACCTGTGGCATGAAAAAATCCTACTACTAATTGACACCCAAGTGCCACCATGTTGCTATGCTAGATAAGGGGCTATTATGATCTTATGCAATGATGATACCTTGAACTTCCttatataagttttaatagAAGATGGTTTTAGAGAGACAAACAGATCCAGCGTGTAAAATCAGTGAAGTTTTCTTTCATCATTGACCATTCATGTAAGTTCAGATAACAGTTCTGTATAGCCCACTTACTTCGATAACAACCCTGCACCAAAAGAGAGCCATTTTGCGAAGGGTTCTAAAGCTTCCAATGACTTCAGAAAGCTTAACGAGAAAGCTCTCTGGAGGAGCACCATGAATGTCTTTTGGCAAAGATATCATAGTTGTACATGTATTTGAATCAGAGACAAGCTGCCTTCGGAGGAAGTTTCCTTCTGCAAATATCTTGCAGATATTACAACGAAAGTGAAAGACCATCACAGGAAAATATGAAGGATTAAAGAAGAAACATATCTACTACAATAACACAAGTCCTGTCAATCACATATATGAATCTACCTGCATCAAACAGTGAATGAATCAAAGCCAGGACTCTCTCATCATCACCAAAGCCAGATGCAAGTTTATCCTCTTTGTCACGAAGAACTAACGACTTCACTGCAGAGAAACTCAAGCCTGTCCTTTCCCTAATAGGTGAAGAACTTCCTGAAGATGCCAAAAGATCTTTCAACAACTTAAACTTCTTTCCAGCCCTGGAACCAGAAGAAAGCACAGAAAAATATGAACACCACAAACAAgctgaaaaataataaatcaatagATCACACATTTGACCAGTTAGCATGAGCTCAAGCAAGAACACATTTTGAATCAGAAGATTAAATATCACTATCATGACGAAAAAAATCACTTGATCATCATGGCAAAGTGGTGCAAATGAACCGGAACATAGTCCCAATAAAGGGAACCAATTCACAAATCAGCATGTTTCATGAGGCatcaaatgattttaaatatcaaCAACAGCAGGGAAAGACGAATGAAGTTAAGAATTCAAAGCATGTTAATGGAAAAAACCTACTCAACAGCTATAGCCAATTGCTTGATGACAGATGTTGGAGGAATGTTATTCGTGTTGACAGTATTTAAAACATCTACGGAGGGAATTGCTTCTAAAGCCTGTAGGATAACAATCTCGTTAGCTAAATCCattcatttgaattttataatgacagaaaaataaacattttaatatcCATTATAGCAACCCTCACCCATGGCTGAgcaaaataaagagaaatcaCAAATGTACCTTTGCTTCCGCATCATTCTTCATGTTAAGCAAGTACATGTTTTCATCACAGAATGGAGCAGCCATTGTtgaattttcaactttctcGGTGTCTTCGACTCCTTTTCTACCTATTCGTATATTCTTAAATCTTTCCTGCCACTCTTGCTTTGTCCCTAAATTTGCAGGTCTCCACCTAGAATGCTTTACCTCATGAATACACTGCATCATACCacacaaaatttaaaactaaaataaataaatatgtattgagaaataaattcttttaattccTTTAAATTTTCAGGGAAAATAAAATGCAAATAAAACTCAACTAAATTAGCATAATTAGTACTCAGCAGAATCTCAAAGCCTTTTCTGGCTTGTTTCATTGCTAAGAAAGCACGTGAAAACTAAAGAACATACAAATTGCAAAGCCTATGATTCCATTCCAAGCAAACTAAGCTAAACTCTACGACCTCAATACTTAAACAAGTCCAGCACAAcgaaatttcaacaaaaaaaaaaattctacacTTTACTTCATTTTCTCGAGAGCCAAACAAAACAGCACATTGTAccttaattccaatttccatttcacaacaaaatagaaacaaataactaaacaaacaaaaacagCTTAAATACTACATTTCAGcttaaaacaaaaccaaatttCAAACGAAAACTTACCTTCGACTCGCCTTCGTTCGTCAGAGATTCGTTCTTGAATTCCTTCGCCGGCGATAATTTATCAGAATCTTCACAAAGTggataaagaaaaaacaacaaaaaaaaaacaaacaaattcaGTTATCAATAATAACAACAATCCATTAAAAGCCggaatttatattaattttttttcaaaaatctaaatatagcaaagccaaaaaaaaaatttgcgATAAATATTTAACAGCCAAAAATATAGAagatttttttccattttttaacCTAGATCGGATTTCAAATCAGTGAAAACTCGCTCGGCTTTGGCAGCTGCGGAGTGGAAAGCGGTTCTCGCTTTGGAGACGAAGGACGGAGCTTCCATATCGTGCGCAAGGGGTACGCACGTTAAGATTCGGAGCGTAGGGtaacagagagagagagagaggacaGATGTTAAAATGGGAGAGACCAAAACGGTGGCATTTTCATTTTGCAGGGAGAGCGGGGGGATTTGTTTGGGGTGAAGAAGAGAGAGATGAGTGGAGAAAACAAAggagaatttaaattttatttttatattataaaattgaatatttactttaatttaagGTAGTACAACTTtgttttgataattttgatgTAAAGTTAAATGTATGGTTTGGCTTTGGATAAAGactaaattttcaagtttggACTTTTTCagataatttcaattttgactTTATCAAAAGACTGTAAtaagatttgaaattttgagtttCGAAGAAGGTATTATTCAGATTAAGGTTTGATGACCAAGGTCGGAAAACTTCCACTTAcattatttatgattttaatttttttacataatattttatgttttttttttctttcaattagtCATCCGTggataaattttgttttccgAAATGGGTTCACAATTAAGAACATtttcataataaatttaactatataatcctttcaagaacaaaatttatttacgagagaattaattaaaaaaaatacaaagtgatatgatgaaaaaattgaagttacgGGAAAGTAGTTGAAATTTAACTTGAATAAATGAAGTTAATTTATTAACATTCTATTCAACCGGGCACTAGCcattttaaatgtaaaattacgtaattatattttttatttatcaccaaattttataaattataaaaacacaagaatttactaataaaattatcaatgaTAATGTAACTCTCTTTTCCGATGAAAATGTAATGCCAATGTAATGTTGCATTACATTAACTTTTATATCAccaaatattataaaatgatttttttcattCACATTACACTGTTATTATCGAATGTaatcttaattcttttttgtaGTAATGAATacgataaaattttttaatatatctcacagaattatatatatatataattaattaattaaaaaaagcaGAAATTGATTGTCGTCATTTGCATCAATCATTAGCTTCAAAAGcatattattaatttctttaatcACCGTAACTTAGAAGCATCACCCACTtgatttaaaagaaataatccTTACATCCGTCCCATAAtcataagaaattttttttggtcaaCACGTTTTAGGTGTCACGTAACACCTAACACTCACGATTTGCACGAGAAAGTGTCAAcaatctctcttttttttacttcttcctttttttttttctttcaaataatattaaataaatgaaaaatttctaTTCATAAATGGGTTTATATTTATACATTGtaagtatataaatattatatactattatttaattataaaatatcatatcagaaatatataaaaattaaaaaattaaaaaataaattataaatattatttaatatttagatTAAGGTTTGACTTGAAGTCTTTAATGGTCCATTTGGTGGAAATAGAACCGAATTTCAATAGTCTCAAGTTTAATGATCTCGAAATGACCGGCACAAGGAGCATTGACTGGACTTGGTTAATAATAAACTTCTCTTTAAAATAATGcatgtttatttaaatttaattgtaaaaacaaatattaacatatttatacagattttttattttaatattaaaaattaagttatatCGAATTTGAATAGAGATTTCAAAGATTAagtcaaattagaatcatGTTTGAAAgacgaagaaaaatgaaaaattcaaattaaaaatttatatattttggaATGAAATCGAATTAACATCTTTATTATATTGTAATGTTGTAtatgatatattttatattaaatataattaacatgttaagtatatattttt contains:
- the LOC18593471 gene encoding glycine-rich protein 5 — protein: MTSSKLLLALFLGALVCATSTARKLTSGFEDEKNFFHSPRFGGGLGGGGGGGLGGGGGLGGGAGFGGGAGAGAGAGGGLGGGGGGGFGGGGGLGGGGGFGGGAGGGFGGGAGAGGGLGGGGGAGGGGGFGGGGGLGGGAGAGGGFGGGAGAGGGLGGIP
- the LOC18593472 gene encoding uncharacterized protein LOC18593472; amino-acid sequence: MVCLRCQSPFLPFHSQLKPKQKLKAEGQLWLFCKAPPRLVLQRQTVNAFVPLRTNSHSIAAIPPSQSGDVTVFLQTSALLLVVYLLANFVAPYFISRYFEFDKVGEDQKRNEK
- the LOC18593473 gene encoding uncharacterized protein LOC18593473, which codes for MEAPSFVSKARTAFHSAAAKAERVFTDLKSDLDSDKLSPAKEFKNESLTNEGESKCIHEVKHSRWRPANLGTKQEWQERFKNIRIGRKGVEDTEKVENSTMAAPFCDENMYLLNMKNDAEAKALEAIPSVDVLNTVNTNNIPPTSVIKQLAIAVEAGKKFKLLKDLLASSGSSSPIRERTGLSFSAVKSLVLRDKEDKLASGFGDDERVLALIHSLFDAEGNFLRRQLVSDSNTCTTMISLPKDIHGAPPESFLVKLSEVIGSFRTLRKMALFWCRVVIELRRFWSEERHLPGIPVDEIPDLNSCLLYQQLQVINCCLSRKRRRTIATESFDSEMREASSNVEGSDSSIGTVSSSSALYARLSTGELVLRLGANQPADNLTMLETGEPIYSPIAQEGPLLSEDLIRETEELVLRTGSVGAGCSQLLSDMQAFKAANPGCILEDFVRWHSPPDWTESEPSDEVNSLVTRGQLSSRMQKEGNLWRELWETAKPVPAIRQTPLFDEDLAVEGILNFLEDIPTSELFEQLFVSLLGLGLVLAEDKLSANDNLSKLFYECKDYVVATCQSGVWNDKTDNLCQVYETVETMLLSPDDVIKTIKQEETPANENGSPAGELKRRFKRLGLNFGGKDKQRRKPPPKDQKNSDENPSRPFGSFFDSKSSLFLKRPPKPESLSLVDKPPSLDESDWTLV